The Terriglobales bacterium DNA segment GCGTGGCCAACGGGCCTCTGGCCGGGCAGACCTTGGGTGACTTGGCGAAGCGCTACGGCCGTGAGCTGGTGGGTGAGGCTGCCCCCGAGCCCGACCGCTTTCCCCTTCTCCTCAAGTTCCTGTTCCCGCGCCAGAAGCTCTCCGTGCAGGTCCACCCCACGGATGAAGATGCGCGCCGCTTGGGCCTGCCCTGCGGCAAGAGTGAATGCTGGTACGTCCTTTCGGCAGAGATCGACGCTCAGGTCGCCCTCGGCCTCAAGCCCGGAACTTCCCGCGCCGATTTCGAAGCCGCCGTCCGCGGCGGCGGCCGCGCCGATCAACTCCTCAACTGGATCTACATCCGCCCCGGCGAGATGATCTACAACCCTGCCGGCACCGTCCACGCCATCGGGCCGGGCTCGGTGCTGCTTGA contains these protein-coding regions:
- a CDS encoding type I phosphomannose isomerase catalytic subunit, producing the protein MSDLYPLLLLPEFKERVWGARDLSPLYPNYKVEAEPIGEVWLTGDECRVANGPLAGQTLGDLAKRYGRELVGEAAPEPDRFPLLLKFLFPRQKLSVQVHPTDEDARRLGLPCGKSECWYVLSAEIDAQVALGLKPGTSRADFEAAVRGGGRADQLLNWIYIRPGEMIYNPAGTVHAIGPGSVLL